The window AGAAGGCGGCATACGTGCGCCCCGATAGCTCATCGGGGCTTTTTCGTTATCAAGGTGCAGTTTATAATATTCCTTTCTTTGAGGAATATTCCAACAATTCAATAGACATATCTCATATTGATTTTGAGTCAATAAAAGAAGATTACTTTTACTTCGAAAGTTCTCAAATAGTAGCATTCTGTTATGATATTCTTTTGTCCATTAAGGTGTTTGGAAACAGAATTGAATTTGAAGATAGTTCTACTAAAATAATTGAGTACAAAGAAGTTTTAGAAAAGACCAATAACATCTTAATGCATCTTATTGAAAAGAATGCCTTCATTACAACACGGTTTAATTACCATGCCATAAATTTAATAGAAGATATTTACTCTACTGATGAGCCATATATCGTATTCACTGTATACAAAAAGAATTTTTTGGTTGACAAAATCTCAGGGATTAGCAAAGTAGTTATTCCTAAAGGGCTTGAATTCAAAGGCAAAGACTTTGTCAAATTTAATAAAAATACCAAAAAAGTAACAAGTAGAGTTTTGTACAACACACCAAAAGATTACTACATCAGCATAGTCAAACAAGCAAAAGAGGATATAAGAAATGGAGAAATTTTTCAGATTGTACTGTCTCAAGTGATAAAGATAAAAAGCGATATTTCAACAAACCAGCTCTTTTACAAAATGAAAGAAAAGAATCCGTCTGAGTATTCTATTGTAATAAATACCAAAGATGAGCAGATTGTTTGTTTTTCACCAGAGACGCTGATTAAAAAGGAGAAAAACATTGTAAAGACATTTCCTATTGCTGGCACATACAGAATCAATGATGGTGATGATGTTGGACAAAAGAAGATAGAAATATTAAAAGACAAGAAAGAAATCAGTGAACACGTCATGCTTGTAGATCTGGCCAGAAATGATTTGGGAAGAATCTCAAAGGCCGGCACGGTAAAGGTAGAAGAGTATCTACAAATAAAAAAGCTTTATAACCTCATACACATCTACTCAGTTGTCACAGGTGAGCTGGAAGAGAAAAATCTTATAAAAGCAATACTTTCAGTGTTTCCGGCAGGAACACTTACAGGTGCACCAAAGGTAAGAGCTATGCAACTTATAGAAAAATATGAAAGTCAAAGACGGGGACTTTATGGGGGAGCAATAGGTTATATTTATAAAGACTCCCTTGACTTGGCAATTGCAATCAGAATGGCCATAAAAGACAAAAAAGAAAATACTTTCCTTCTTCAGAGCGGAGCTGGAATTGTTAATCTTTCTATTCCTGAGAATGAATATCAAGAGTGTTTAACGAAGCTGAGAGCCTTTTTGAAAATTATGGAGGTGGATGAGAATGATATTGTTAATAGATAACTACGATTCATTTACATTCAATATTTATCAGATGATTGCAAGCAAAACTCAGGTAGTAGTTTTTAGAAACGACAAGGTTACAATTGACACCATACAAAAACTAAGCCCTGCAGGAATAATAATCTCACCTGGGCCAGGAAGTCCCAAAGATGCAGGTATTTCATCAGAGGTAGTAAAGAAGTTCGCGGGGGTAGTCCCAATATTGGGGGTATGTTTGGGACATCAGGTGATAGGCGAATGTTTTGGAGCAAGAGTTGTGCATGCAAAATCTATATACCATGGAATGAGGTCTCGAGTAGACTTATTAGAAGCAGGTAAAAGAAGTCCACTTTACAAAGGTGTGCCAGACAGGTTCTTTGCAGGCAGATACCATTCTTTGGTTGTAGAAAAGACAGCATCATTGCAGGGACTCAAAATAGCCGCAGTAAGTGAAGATGACGAGGTTATGTCAATTTTAAATGATGAGCTAAAAATATATGGAATTCAATTTCACCCTGAATCAATATTGACACCTGATGGGGAAAAGATATTACAGAACTTTTTAGATTTGTGTTATGGGCAGGTGAAAGAAGATGCTCAAAGAGGCGCTTGAGGTTATAACAGCAAAAAAAGATTTGGATTATGTCCAAGTAAAAAGACTTTTGGAAAGCATACTTGATGGCGAGCTTGATGAGATAAAGTTTGGAGCTTTTTTGGCAGCACTCAAAACAAAGGGGGAAACAAAAGAAGAAATTTCTGCTTTTGTCGACGCATTTTATGAAAAGGCTCAAAAGATTGAATATAGTCACCCAAAAACCATAGACACATGCGGCACTGGTGGAGATGGCAAAGGTACATTCAATATTTCAACTGCAAGTGCGATAGTTCTTAGCTGCTTTGATTTAAAGGTTGCAAAACATGGTAACAGAAGTATTACGAGCAACTCTGGCTCTGCAGACATCTTAGAGAATTTGGGAATAGATATTCAGGCATCAGCTCAAAAGATTTTAGAAGGCTTAGAAAGGCTTAATTTTGCATTTTTATTTGCACCCGTGTACCATCCAGCAATAAAAAAGGTAGCAAATGTGAGAAAGTCGCTTGGTATAAGAACAGTTTTTAACATCTTAGGTCCGCTTTTGAACCCTGTAAGTTTGAACTATCAAGTTGTTGGTGCTTTTGATTGTGAAGCACAGGAAAAGATAGCTTCTGTTTTGAAAGGAAGAAGAAAAAGAGCGGCCGTTGTCCACAGCCTTGATGGGCTTGATGAAATTTCGGTTTCACAAAAAACAAGAGTTTTAGAGTTGCAAGGTGATAATGTCAAAGAATACTACATAGACCCAAAAGAGTATGGTATAGAGTACACACTTGATGATATTAAAGGATATACCCCGCAAGAGAATGCAAAAATTCTGATGAGTATTTTAAATGGCGAGGTTTCTGCTTATTATTGGGCAGTTGTTCTAAATTCTGCTTTTGCTCTTTATATTGCCGAGGTTGCAAATGATATTGAAGAAGGTATTGCTTTGTGCCAAAGTGCAATAAAAAAAGGTGATGCTATGTTAAAGCTTAAAGATTTGCAACAACACTATAAAGTGGGGGCTTAAAAAAGTGAGTGTACTTGAAAAGATATTAGATGTCAAGAAGAAAGAAGTCGAAAAGTGCAAACAATTAGTTCCAGTTACAAAAATGAAAAAATTAGCTATTGAAAAGTGCACTTCTACATCTTGCGAAAACAAGTTCAAGGAGATCTTTAAAAAAGAGAATTTTTGTATCATTGGTGAAATAAAGCGTGCATCTCCATCTGAAGGCATAATTTCTGAAAATGTTGATGTCAAAGAAATCGCAAAGCTTTATGAGAGCTTAGGGTTCTTTGCAATATCTGTGCTGACAGAAAAGAACTTTTTCAAGGGAACTGAACAGGACTTGATGGATGTCAAA is drawn from Caldicellulosiruptor naganoensis and contains these coding sequences:
- a CDS encoding anthranilate synthase component II is translated as MILLIDNYDSFTFNIYQMIASKTQVVVFRNDKVTIDTIQKLSPAGIIISPGPGSPKDAGISSEVVKKFAGVVPILGVCLGHQVIGECFGARVVHAKSIYHGMRSRVDLLEAGKRSPLYKGVPDRFFAGRYHSLVVEKTASLQGLKIAAVSEDDEVMSILNDELKIYGIQFHPESILTPDGEKILQNFLDLCYGQVKEDAQRGA
- a CDS encoding anthranilate synthase component I family protein, with translation MKKAAYVRPDSSSGLFRYQGAVYNIPFFEEYSNNSIDISHIDFESIKEDYFYFESSQIVAFCYDILLSIKVFGNRIEFEDSSTKIIEYKEVLEKTNNILMHLIEKNAFITTRFNYHAINLIEDIYSTDEPYIVFTVYKKNFLVDKISGISKVVIPKGLEFKGKDFVKFNKNTKKVTSRVLYNTPKDYYISIVKQAKEDIRNGEIFQIVLSQVIKIKSDISTNQLFYKMKEKNPSEYSIVINTKDEQIVCFSPETLIKKEKNIVKTFPIAGTYRINDGDDVGQKKIEILKDKKEISEHVMLVDLARNDLGRISKAGTVKVEEYLQIKKLYNLIHIYSVVTGELEEKNLIKAILSVFPAGTLTGAPKVRAMQLIEKYESQRRGLYGGAIGYIYKDSLDLAIAIRMAIKDKKENTFLLQSGAGIVNLSIPENEYQECLTKLRAFLKIMEVDENDIVNR
- the trpD gene encoding anthranilate phosphoribosyltransferase; translated protein: MLKEALEVITAKKDLDYVQVKRLLESILDGELDEIKFGAFLAALKTKGETKEEISAFVDAFYEKAQKIEYSHPKTIDTCGTGGDGKGTFNISTASAIVLSCFDLKVAKHGNRSITSNSGSADILENLGIDIQASAQKILEGLERLNFAFLFAPVYHPAIKKVANVRKSLGIRTVFNILGPLLNPVSLNYQVVGAFDCEAQEKIASVLKGRRKRAAVVHSLDGLDEISVSQKTRVLELQGDNVKEYYIDPKEYGIEYTLDDIKGYTPQENAKILMSILNGEVSAYYWAVVLNSAFALYIAEVANDIEEGIALCQSAIKKGDAMLKLKDLQQHYKVGA